AGACCATAAGGGCTGTTGTGATACCGTCCACAACTCCATGAACTATTGGGAGCTGTTTAATAACAGGAGGTAGGAGTGCTTTGGCGTCAACGGACTTCAGATCGGAAAGTTCTAAAAAGAAAGCCTGATTTAAGCGAGGCCATCTCcacatggcaagagctggacagtaaCAGAGAAGATAAAAAAAACGTTATGTCCTTCTCCCTATTGCCTCAGCTCTTGAAATAATTGGCCTGACTCCTAGCCCTAGGTATCTTGTAATAGCCGTTACGATTTTACTTATAGAGAATTGAGGCGAGATAAGATTTTCGGAatgcctacgattgtactccgACCATATTCATCTTGCAGTACCCCAAGTATATtgctccctccatctaagatagACCTTTCTTAATATTTTCTCATTCAGGCTTGCAGTTCCCAAAAGGAACTGCCGGATACCTATGAAGGTTTGTGTCCACACCACTTCTTCTTCGATAGTTGGTAGTTACATACAAGATGATCGaacatataaaaacagaacatcatcaaatggtagataacgtcaaaataatgacaatttctcaatacacttaTAGCCGGGAAAGCGTCTTTTTCTAGATAGaaagtttgatattttggcagaaaaaggatatttttgtgaatattggcaaaatgtttacttaaaaaagttaGATATTTGACTGAATGAGCTTagaattctttattatttaaaacttaccgCGATATGTTACGCATGATATATCATCACCTTGTTTCGAGTCGAATGCTCCATACTTGGGGCATTGTGTTCCAAACTTTCAATCTTCTAAGCAGTCGTTTTGgaaatattcacaataatatgctttcttttctaaaatttcaacactCTGGGTCTAGAAAAGCACGCTTTTCCGGCTATAAGTGTATTGAGAAACTGTCATTATTTTAGCATTAcctatactatacaatttaattatacttaattaaaaaattcaattgataataaaaattgtaaaaaaattataaaaatttacctttaataataattgataaaacattttgcTTATAATTTTAAGGGTTCCGTAGCCAAATGACAAAATAGGAACCCTTTTAACTCACCATGgctatttatgtttcaaaaatttgaaaaccttATTACATTGCCatataagaattttaataaattagtatcGTTTAATACTGGTAAAGCGATTTCAAAGaagaataacaatttttttcaaatggctTTTTTCCCAGATAAACCCCTCTTAGTTCAATGTGATTAGatatcagtggcggatttagagatttgccgcccgtaggctattcaatttttgccgcctctaaattttgatatcttagttcacaatcatatcaattatctatcaataaaaactttatgatttgtgctccattatcctcattacatcaacttttcccgtatggttagtatcatcgagaactatggtaccgtgttagatccttgattatttttacagcaaagaattatcaaaaaacaatattttatgcaaaaaatatctcaaacatgtaccaattttaaagtaagttaaggtatgtgttaaaactatacaatacttatgtaataggaataaagcttacacaaaaaatctagatttggcgaacgttgataaatatttattattacacttacagttacaaaacaacacaataaatatatcctttcttaattatttgttagtattataattcaagtcaaattataaaagcattacaatactattttgcgacactttgaattcgcaaaatcatttattatatcgtcgtacgaaatcttgtttattagctCTGACTCTATGCACAAGAGAGCTAAAGCGTTTAGCTTTTCTTGACTTAAAGTCGATCGGAGGTAGTTCTTTACTCTCTTCAAGCAAGAGAAGCTTCTTTCACCTGAACAATTTGTCGCTGGTGTACAAAGAGCCATACGAAGTACTATATCCAAGTTTGGATAAATGCTTCCTGATCTCGCAGGAATAAAGACAGACTTTTTAATGATCCAGAAattggttttattgaaattctttcAGATGAAAGGTAGCTTTGAAAGTGTACGCATTCCTGAACTAAGTCTGTTTCTTTTTATCGCCACGCTATATCTGTCTTACTTACTCTCGAACTCAATACCACAACGCAACGTATTTATACATCAGGACACCGCTTCGGCTGACGTAGTAACCCGATCGCGCTACACTTGTGCTATCCATTCAGCCAGACAATCTTGCTGAGTGGTCATGTCGTTTGTTTTGGCGTTACAACACAAATACGACTACGCAACTGCATGCCTTAGGCGCGAAGCGCGTAGATATGCTCGACTCTTGCCTAAAAATCTAAATCCGATGTTTTCTCACATTAAACCGTGTCTAACAAATACGATgtacatgtatattatttaaaaagcaacttatcaaaaagaaaaataatcgctgagctcataaaaattatttgtattttctaaaaaagttgGCTTTGTGAAAAAGTTAACAAAtgtaaacattcaatttaaataattcgtgTACGACATAAGCGCTTAAGGCATGATCATTTGgattttccaaactttttcttactacaaataaaataattaactgataAAATGTATCCATTTTCTAATCCGCAAATTGTCTAACTTCATATTTAGTagagggaatttttttattgtcatgttgcaatcgttcaaatatcagttattcgattgatttaaacaaaaagactatacttattctgaatctctataagatatcgaactagttttttatttaataaaaattagtcagtattttttacgcataaagaaataactttctggaatagaatttgacaatttgcaaacttgctgcagcaatcatgattagaccatcgatattgtatcaagattgaattgtgtaaggagatctcataattattaggtacacggagaaaaaattatagtaattatcagtgaagaaaatatgtaaaaataactaaatttcgactataatatggaatcgctattgcgatattctaaaaattcatgatcattacattataatcaaaagcgtttagcaattgtttatgcagagattttgagatatttattatttagcactgtatataggactatatttcggtttttgttgaatattttaattcctctataatttttgaaattcgtattttgtgtgtgtattataattttttctaaattttgtcaatcgaaataaaaaatttatgaactaaatttgccgccccttaaaatttgccgccctaggctccagcctactcagcctgctggtaaatccgccactgttaGATATTCAGAAAACCATGCCATTAGAtgatattcagaaaattttttgacaataattGGTACTGAATGAAGGCTTTCGGCCAAAATGATTTCTTTCACGGTTCGTTAAGTAAGGGCGTAAGAGGATTCGCTGAAGCTTTTGGAGCACTAATTTTTAAGGACACCACTTCGAGCTTTGACTTTTTGTTGGCCACGAGTCGACGTTAAATTTACTGTCGTTGTAGAATGTCTCCTTGATGAAACAGCTTGCATCCATTAATTTTTCCCTGAACTGCTAGATTCGATGACATTTAAGGTGGTAATATTTGCtggtccactctgtatataaatatttttaagacgtattaattaattagttaattaatataaaaaacaaattatacctTTGTTTGTATAATTATGTTTGTTTGACTTGTAAAATACGTCAAAACATTCTTACATTAGTACCTATATAAAAGCacatatgtaaaataatatttacggtTTGATAATTGGTATATTGACCGAAACTTGTcacatattgtttaaatatattaaaagtaatttaaataaaaataagttaaagttattaaaataaacaaattttttttctaggttTTGGATCTGTACCTTGGGTTATAGTATCCGAAATATTTCCATCACATATTAAAAGTCTTGCATCAACTGTTCTGGCATCAATTTGTTGGATTATTGGATTTTTGGTTATCAAATTTTTCCCATTATTGTTAGATACAATGGGTAAAGATTATGGTTTTTGGCTATTTGGCGTATTATCATTTATGGGTGCAATTTTTACAACGATTTTATTACCAGAAACGAAAGGAAAATCCTTACAAGAAATTCAAGAACTCTTGGAAAATGGTTTAAGTTTACCAGAAAAACCTCAAATTGAGAAAGCCTAAAAGTAttgtagtttttgtttttcaactgtgatgaaagtgtttttgaaaaatgatttatgcCAAAAAgacttgaaaaaatttgttacatcattttaattaattcaaaaagacCATATTTTCAGgcttttttaatacaaaatatccaaaattcgaattccttgtatttttttaattgttatgcaAAACTTTAAAGTTACAAAATTATGTTAGagcttttttaattaagtttttggcCGTTTTAACGCCTAGGTTTTCAGGCTTTTTTAATGCCTGTATTATCGAGCTTTTTTAATGCTCATTTATTAAGGGCTTTTTGATGCCTTTATTTTAGGGCTTTTTTAATATCTCTATTTTAAGGCTTTTTTAATGCCtctattttaatgtttttttaatgcctctattttaaggattttttaaTGCCTCTATTTTAAGGCTTTTTTAATGCCTATTCTAACTTGCAACAAAGTTCTGAActttacaattttgttaaatcgAATCTATTTAAGAAGTATTATTTgtcttttttctaaaatattttcacgaCAGCCAAAAATGTTGAAGGTCTGCTTTAATTACTTTGACGTACAAAGCTAAACACGTTTATAATTTCGTATAttacgaaatttaaattttaatatttaagctcacaaatattatatattatagaaatttaagtAACTTGTTAAGTAGATTTTGCAAAAGTGggtattttgaagtttttttgacAGTAATCTTTCAAAGATCAAATTCctacatcaatttttatatataagtaacctagaatttttttgaaatgctatttttgggttaaaattgtCATCTGTAGGTATTTTTTGTCGctgatgtcagattacacggaTTCTGTTACGTATTCCGAAAATCGTCTCTTCTTATTTCGAAATAAGCTTTTCAAACAGAATTAAAGAGTAGAAAAATGCACACTAGTTGCCCAAATTAGAAAAATGGCGATTGAATTAATTCCATAATCCAATTGATACTGATATAATTATTGTGTTACTGATAAATCGTTTATAAATGTTTGATAAGGCAAACACATTTTGCAAAATCTACTTTATCTCCGTTTTTTTCACGTCGAAACGTTTTATAAAAGAACGTTCAACTATTGCTTTACAATTCTATTCCAGAGAAACAAAGAAATTTACCTCTGATCATCTGTTATGCTGATGAAAGAAAGTATCACTACGTTGTTACCTTGCATAACGGAACGTATtagttttaaagaatatttcataATCATGGTGTAAGAAAAAGGTAAAGGTTGCTCGCCTCGATAGTTTTTATGAGACTAGAAATACAATTGGTCATATTGAACAGTTAGCCAATGTACCAAGCAATTTAACCCGTCTACTCAGGTAAAATCGAGGCAGTAAACATTTGCTCGCGTACCGAGCATACCTTACGTTTTTCTTACACCACGAGCATTAATAAAATGaaggaatgaaaatttttccaatttttttattggtctGATATCaatgttattgttttattatatttaaaacagatAAAATACAAACCGTGATAAATAAGAACCAATATtcctgtttttaaaaatatccaaatagccttgaaaatgaaaattttacgatGAATTATGAAACAGTAGGTACGAGTGATAGAAAATCATTAGCAAAGCGTAAAGTAATATTTGAACGTAggtagcaaatttttttacgtatatatagatattaatTCCGAATTAAGTTGATTTCGTGCCATATTTGTTTTGTCGGCCCGAACTAATGTTTTTATACACACCGatcaaataaaatcattgttAAACAAATCGTTTtggctttttttaataaagattttctatatgtacagataaaaaaaaaagcgtttttaagtaatgaaaaatattttatatcaaagcAATTTAAATctctatttattcaacaaaagCAGAAGGCAATTTGTTCGATGCCATCACAcacatcaaatattttgtttttaaacaaaactgtttgttttgttttaactaatatttatcATAGTGCGTGATAGTGTGCGTCATAGTGCTTGATAGTTCCTATTAAATACCCACaagtaaaaaacaaagcatCTGTACTCAAAACGTTGTTTTGTCCAACAACGTTTTTGCAGCATGAGTGTGGTTTGTAGCATTTTCGGGccttaatttacaatttttaatttttattttattttaataactttcagAAACTATACTCTTAATGAAAACTAAAACGTATTTTAAGATGTcactatttttgataaaattaaaactctagtttatttataaattaaaatgtattttaactggtcactatattttataataaaaatgtattttgaaatgtcactatttttgtttaaaattttaaatgtattttaaagtgTTACATGTTACTAGTtttgtttagaaatttaaaatgtattttaaaatgtcactatttttatttaaaatttaaaacgtatTCTAAATTGtcactattttttatataagtaaattaatgtattttaaaattattttccatttttatttaaaattcaaatgttatttttttaaacttttttaattataaaaatttttttaaataaattatttattttctgaggtaaaacttttataaacccCTTTGTAGTTTTTGGAGTAAGTACTTgaaattctgaaataaaattttaaggattAACAAGAGTTTTCGCACCAACTCGATTGATTGACGGCTATTTTATAAGCACACGGCTTCGTAAATCCAAGAGGGAAAAATTTAAGCctgtgttaaattttttgttaaaagtgagTTAAAAGTACCTACTCacttaattgttaaataaaattagatcgAGAAGCGCAAAgattcgatttttgtactttttgggtcaaaattaccctatgtAAGAAGTTTCATCagatttcgaaaaacaaattttttctttcaaaactttAATGTCTGAAATGATACCTAAAACATGTTACCTTAAATCGCAGAAGGAACGAAATCACGAATAATTAaagtgtataattttaaattaccagAGAGCAAATCGACAGCTTTACTAGCACGCATCCGCCCTCAGTTGCGAGAAGTACTTAATCACTTCCGAAGTTCAATAAGAGAATAAATATCAGAAATTCAACCGTCTGTAAATAAACTCTCAGAAACGTTGCCAGTTTTCGTACTAACAAAACAAAGAATAAACATTTTCGAACGACACgaatattttattgatgttGCGGAAagtttctttaattaatatagACTAGTAGTGCCATTGTTCCCAGTGATGGATTTAGGCctaggcccgtgaggcccgggcctatagttgttataaaaaattttcgatagaaaatattataatccaattcaataatctacttctcaatctgtgtgggtaagatgttaattttttaatcggtCAATGATATTCTTTATCGAGTAATGTTCTTTACTTTCTGTTCCTTTGGTGAGATTAATCTCAAGTGTATGaagcattttgaaattatttaatccaaatgacttctcaatttgtttttagtgtgaaataaaaataccaaagATTTGTATGtccttgattaaaaaaaagtatggagACAAAGAAATAAGTATTGAAAAGTATTGGTTTTCTAGTCAatctaatactttttaatacttttttctttgtctCAATATTTTCCTTTATTCAGGGTTATTGAATAtcgttataattttcatttaaaagtgccaggaaaaagaaattttcaaattgattaatattaaaggaaatatgaattatttatctgtttaaagtttacatatatatttatctgtcttgtttatcagtaatatttaaaaaattatattacaataaattaagttactttaaaataaaaaactagatcaaaattgatgaaatttattctatcaaaaagggcggcgcatcgaaccgggcctagggcggcagcaaGCCTAAATCCGTCACTGATTGTTCCTCTGAATAAATCCAGGCTAACTGGATCCTGTTTATAATATTGGTTTCtacgtaaattattttaaaataatctaaacaagttactataaattttaaaatcttttcgtCAACGTCTTACTGTATTggtgaaaattattgatatcgTGAAAAAGTTGGAAATTGGGGGGAAATGGGTAGTTTGAAATCGATCGCAAATTTACGTGGGTTACAAAGTATTAACCACATTTACTTAAAGCCGTACATTCAAGGTTTTTTTGAAACTGGTCAAGGtatcaaatttgttttatatattctttGTGTAAAAGCTTTCtgcaaatttcgatttttgtgtttcaatgacttttttgccttccatatattttaaaagaaatgcattaacataaaaaaatctattaaaaaaggtaaatcattttgatttttccttttttaactATCAATAAACAGCTATTTATCTGAAAATTTCGGACAGTTTTTCttgtagaattaaaaaacttaacagaACCTCTCCTGTGAACTCCGTGTTAATAATCCTAATTACTTTAAGTATATCTGGGAGTTAGAGATGGTGGGAATACGAAAACTGAAAAGTTAGGAATGTAATTGTCAAATTTCTATTAACCTTGTCGCAGtcggtttaaaattttactttgagtACATTTTATAACACTTCGCAAAGTGAGTGCGCAAAGTTCTTACATAAATGTAAAGTAAGTTGTCTATCGCAAAAGACTAATCATGTGCAATATTATAAAACGTGAAATGAGCGATTATTCAAAAGAATTGCTGCATTGTTTAAAGACCGATCTATAAACGATAGATCGAATAGAACACTTGTTTTTTCGGATTGATTGTGGTTatacaaagataaaatatatttgttatttattttatgggtTTGGTTATTAATCATTTTGTCCGAAACAAAACTGAATCGtacctttaaaatgaaaaggtctttGATTCGAGACTCTTAGTATGGCGGAACTCATTTCTCTGATTTTCACTTCAAGAAATGTTCAAACTTGAGggaaattttaactatattttagaaatgttttttgaaggAACAATTGATGTAAATTACGTTAGGATCAGTCCCGTTCAAGTTTTCGGGTTGAGGaccgattttaaaacaaattaaacaaaaaatttatttaaggaaATGCTCAAAAAATAAGCTCAACAAGCTATAATCAATGCCAGAGTCCACCACCAGAACAAGCAGCAGCCTCATCATCCGCAAATGAATCAAATAACAGtacgaaaaaagaaattgtgGAAATAACAGATTATCTAACAAAAACAATCGTTCCGAATATGTATGAAAAGAAATCAGATTTTGATTATACATATAAAGGATTTTATCAAACACCAGAGTATTATTACCATCATAAATACAGTTTTTATGATGCGCTAgcatttgttgaaaaatataaatctgagcgaattaaaattaatgaaaatattgatgatcaAGTCTCTTCAACTGTTGCTTTGGATGCTGCCAAAGATATTAAGgtattgaaaacatttaaaattaactgaATTGATAATATGGGGTTAAAAGAATCGaacaatttttgatgattttagaATTTCATATATAGgaaattatcaatataaaaaatccgCTGGAAAATATACACAGTTGAAATATGGCAGATCAGTCGGGAATGGGAAGTATtgaacattcatttttttaagaattgggAATAGAGAATCGgattaagttattttataacagatgaagaattctcactttacaaataaaaaagtgaagttggtttttaaaaatctttactagtatgcaagatatgagcttttaaaattcctaattaaacaaagcgGAAACTTTTagcaaaactttgttttgctaaaaggagatgggtaaCCTTTGAATGCggtctttgattgcttataa
This genomic interval from Chrysoperla carnea chromosome 1, inChrCarn1.1, whole genome shotgun sequence contains the following:
- the LOC123293649 gene encoding uncharacterized protein LOC123293649; this encodes MGSLKSIANLRGLQSINHIYLKPYIQGFFETGQGNAQKISSTSYNQCQSPPPEQAAASSSANESNNSTKKEIVEITDYLTKTIVPNMYEKKSDFDYTYKGFYQTPEYYYHHKYSFYDALAFVEKYKSERIKINENIDDQVSSTVALDAAKDIKDEIKNVLP